CTCCCCGGTTCACGATCGCAAAGCCCGTGTTGATGGTGATTGCCGATGCTTCAAGGCGACCGGACTTGGCCGTGTCCCCCGTCTGAAGATCAATGAAGATGCGGGCGGACGTCGTAGGCGGAGAGGCAGGGACCCCCGCTTCGGCGACCACGACCCCATTCTGCGTGACGCTGAAGACGGCGGTACCAAAAGGCGCGGTGCCGGAGGTGAGATTGACTACCGCGTCACCCGCTTGAACGAGCCCCTCGCTCCCCGGGGTCGATGTGGTGTTGGCTCCTCCCGGAAAGACGGGAAGATTGACCGCGTTGGACGGCGTGTTGCAGTTATTGAACAACAGTGCGACGGCGTTGGAGGACTTGTTGACTACCATCAGGTCGGCCTTGCCGTCGCCCGTGAACACAGCGGTGACGATGGCCTGGGGGCTGGGTCCAGTGGGGAAAGGAACCGCAACCTGGAAGGTGCCGTCCCCATCGCCCAGCAGAACCGAGACGGAATCGGAGTCTTCATTCGCCACGGCAAGGTCAAGTTTGCCGTCCCCGTTGAAGTCGGCCACGGCGATGAAATGCGGGGAGACCCCCTGAGTCGAATACTCCACGTGGGATTGGAAAGTGCCGTCCCCCTTGCCCAGCAGAACAGAAACGTTGTTGGAAAACCGGTTGGCCACTACCAGGTCGATCTTGCCATCTCCATCGAGGTCGGCCGCCGTGACGAATTCCACCCCGGCGCCGGCAATCTGGTTGACAGCAGTCTTAAAAGTGCCATCGCCATTGCCCAGCAAGATGGATACGGTGTTCGAAGTCTCGTTGGCAACGGCCAGATCCGCCTTACCGTCCCCGTTGAAATCCCCCACGACCAGGCCCTCGGGACTGGCTCCTGCACTGAATCCGACCGCCTTCTGAAAGGTTCCGTCGCCGTTGCCCAGCAGGATGGTCGCATTGCCATCGTCTTCGGTGGCCAGAGCGAGATCAGGCCTTCCATCTCCGTTAAAATCGCCTAACACAATGAACACCGGATGGCCGCCCGTGATGAAATCCACCCGGGGCCGAAACGTGCCGTCTCCATTCCCCAACAGGATGGAAACGCTGTTGGAAAGGCGGTTGGCCACGACCAGATCCAGTTTGCCATCGCCATCAACATCCCCGACCGCCAGGGAGCGGGGGCCCAATCCGATGACGAAGCTTTGGAACAGGAGGAAGGTCCCGTCGCCGTTGCCCAGGAGAACTGCCACGGTGGAGGTATCCTCGTTGACCACTGCCAGATCAGCTTTGCCATCAGCGTTGAAGTCCCCAACGGCTATGGAACGAGGGGTCAGACCCGCTGAAGTAACGGTCGGACCATTAAATAAGGTAGGAGCAGCACAGCTGCCGAGTGTCCTCGATGTCGCCGATACAAAGGCGACGCATAGCATCGCAAAGATGATCAGGGGCGAGCCCGGGCGATTGCATTTGATACGCATGAGATCTTGCCCAGCGGTGGTCATAACATCCTCCTGTTGAGCCCGCAGTACGTCGCGGCGGATGCTCATTTCATATCGTTCAGTCCGTGTCATTCACGCGCAAAAATCAAGGCCTTGCACACGTGTTTTGATGAGTTCAGCGCTGAGAGATTGGCTACAAAATTTAGTTGGTCTCGGCTATTCGCGATCTGGTGAAAATTATAGGGCGGTCGTCCGTGAACATGCAAAGAGTTTTATTGCAGGCAACGGGAGATCACGTTCAAGTCCAAAGTTCAAGGTTCAAATTCCAAGGCCGAAAAGCCCCCGGGGGGGCTTGGCTCAAGGTGAGCGGGTTAATGGATGGCTCCACCCCCCTTGACTTCCTGTAAAGAGAGACGATTTGACCGCCGGCCGATGAAAATGGGATGGCCGAACTCTTCGTCCTGCATGCGTTGCGTTTGAGTTCGTTCAATGCGATGAGCCCATCATGCGTGTAGGAATTCAGGACGTACATGTTGGAAATTCCAACACGATGGTTGCCACCCAAGGGTTCATTGCAGATTAATGGCGAACTAATATCATCATAAGAATCAGTTAAATAAAGCGTCGTTGATTCAATTCTGCATATTCGGAATTAGATTTGCATACTTCATTTGTGCGGGACTTCCTCTTTAATGTGTGACGAGGGAGACTTCACAAGGAAAGATAGAAGGAGGCACACCGTGTTTGAATTTGGCGATCCAAAAACGTTTTGGCTCAATGTCACAAACATTGCGCTCGGAGTGGTGACCGGGATCTGTGTACTGATCCTTGGAAAAGCGGTGTTTCAGGAAGTCGTCCTGCGCATCCGGGCCACCCGGCGCGCGACCGTCAAGCTCGACGACTATTCCTATATGGTTCCCGAACTGGGACTGACGATGGCCGATGGTGGCGAACGTCTTGATAAGGACCGATGGAGTCTGAGGGAAGAGAAGCATTGGGATCCTCCGCTCGAGCGATTCGGTGAAGATCCCAACATTCATCGTTCCGTCAATTAACCGAAGGAAGGAATTCCGAGATCTTGGACCTTTCGGAATTCTGAGGATGACAGGGGGTGTTATGAGATGTCCATTTCTCAGGGAAGCGCAAGTGAAATTCTGCAAGTCCTCGGCATATAAGAAGATGATCCTGCGAACTGCGGCCAATGCAAATGGAGAGAAGTGTTCCTTGCCTGACTATGTGACCTGCCCGGATGCCAAGACGTTGCACGAGGAGCAACCGAGCCAGTCGCACTGCCCTTTCCTCCACGAATCGCTCGTTCAATATTGCTCCGCCGCTTCCGTAACCAAGTACATCCCTTACAGCGAGTCCCTGCTTTCCCGGTGTGGCAACGAAAGTCACCTTCATTGCGAACTGTACCTGGCGATGGCGGAACCGGAGGGGCATGACACATCGGCAGCGACCACGTCTCAAAAGGGGTCACAGGAGGTTGCTATGGATGAATGGGTGGAAGGAATCAGGGTGCCTCTCGAGTTGGGGTACTCGGGAAATCACATGTGGATGGAGACCAACAAAGATGGTGTATGTCACGTGGGGGTCGATGCTTTTCTCACCCGGATGATTGCGGGGGTGGACAAGTTAAGTTTTCTGACCGCGAACGGCGTCCAACGGCCGACCGCCGTCCTCACCGTGAACGGGGCCGATCTGCACATGGTCTTCCCGTACTACATGCACATCACGGGAACCAACAATTACCTGCGGGCCAATCCAGAAAGGCTGGTCGCGGATCCCTATGGTCCGGGATGGTTGTTTGAAGGGGTCGAGCCGAAGGCTGCGCTTTCAGGGGCGGAGATCGGGGCGCGGGCTGGTCTGGTTCGGGGGAAGGGGGCCGTGGAATGGATGAAGAAGGAAGTGGAGCGGGCTTCGGAATTTGTCCACGAGCACATTGCCCGGTCGCAACCCGAAGACAAAAGGCTGGTCATGGATGGTGGCATCTTTACCGGTGAGTTGATCCACCACCTGAACCGGGAAGAGGTGCTGAACCTGTTCAATCAATTCTTCTCTCCCTATGCGAGTTGGAGGCGATGGTGGTAAAGAACCGCGGAAAACTGATTTTCTTGGCAGGCGTTTTTGTGATGCTGGTGGTGGGCTGGTTCGGATTTCCACGCATGCTCTACCAAAAGACCAACCAGCCGATCCAATTCAGCCACCGCGTACATACCGGGGACAAGGCCGGATTGACCTGTGAAGACTGCCACTCGTTCCAGGCGGACGGCCGGTTCAACGGAATCCCTTCCATTAGCAAATGTGCCGGATGTCATGCGGCCCTCCTGGGCAATTCATCGGAGGAGAAGGTTCTCGTTGAGAAGTACGTGGCGACGAACACAGAAATTCCATGGCTGGTCTATTCGCGCCAGCCCGAAAATGCCTATTTTTCTCACGTCCAGCACGTGAGGCTCGCCAAGATCCAATGCGAGCGATGTCATGGACCCCATGGCACGACCGACACCCTCCGGCCCTACGAGAACAACCGTCTGACCGGGTACAGCCGGGACATCTGGGGCCATTCCCTCTCGCGGATTCATTCCGAGGTGTGGGATGGCAAGAAGATGGATAACTGCGCCTCGTGCCATGAGCAGCGGGGGGTCGCGAACAGCTGTCTGCTATGCCACAAATGAGAGCCGCATTCTATGAGACAAGAATCAACTGAAAGGGACTCATTAAACCCATGAAGATATCGCGTCGGGATTTATTCAAATTCGTGGGGGGATCGGCGGTGGGCGCCTTCCTGACGCCGGTTCCCTGGAAGCTCATCGATGATGCCGCCATCTGGTCGCAGAACTGGTCGTGGATTCCCCGGCCGCTGCACGGTGAGATTCGCACGAAATTCACCACCTGCACCTTGTGTCCCGCGGGGTGCGGGGTGCGAGCGCGATGTGTTGGCGACCAGCCCGTCATGCTGACCGGGGTGGCCCAACATCCGGTCAGCCGCGGAGCTCTGTGCCCGGCCGGACTAGGTGGGCATCATCTCCCCTATCATCCGAGGCGCACAACGCAGCCGCTCCAACGAGTTCAGAAGAACGGAAAGGTCGAGTTTGCGCCGGTGAGTCGAGACGAGGTCGAGACTGCCCTGGCCGCGGCGATTTCAAAGATGAAAGCGGGCAGTTCCTCCGAGTCCATCGCCGTACTCGATCAACAGCCCGGGCGAACCATTTCGGGGGTTTATCGCGGATTCCTGGGTGGAGTGCCGAACGGGGTTTATGTGACCAGTTCGGCCCCCGGCGGTGACACCCTGAGCGCTTTCAAGGAAATCCTGGAGAAGCCTTATGGACCGCTCGGCTATGACCTGGAGAACGCGCGGGTGATCCTGAGCTTCGGAGTTCCTCTCCTGGATGGTTGGGGAACGCCCGGCCGGCTGATGGAGATTATCAGGAATCAAGAATCCAAAAACGCGGAAAAGCGATTGAAAATCATCCAGGTGGAGACGCGGCAATCTCGAACCGCCTCATTCGCCCACGAGTGGGTGCCCATCAACCCGGGCACCGAAGCGGCATTTGCCCTCGCAGTAGCCCATGTCCTCATTCATGAGAATCTTTACGACCAGGATCTCATCCGACGCAAGGCCATTGAATTTCGAAAGAATGATGGCCGCTCGTACCTCGACCTGGTGGAGCATTTCACCCCGGAGAATGCGGCTGCCATCAGCGGGATCGCCCCCGACCGGATCATCGCGACGGCCCGGACTGTGGCGCAAAGCGGGCCGGCGATTGTCATCGGCGGCGGGGACCCCGGCGGCGGGCCATTGGGGAAAGAAGAAGAGACCGCTATCGCGGGATTGAACCTTCTCCTCGGCAGCTTCGCGCGTCCCGGCGGGATCGTTCCAAGGCGGAATGTCCCGGATGTTCAGGCGGCCGGCAATCATCCCACGGCGCCCGCATTGGAAATCCGCGATGTGCCGGACCATTCGATCCGGATTCTCATCCTGGACGCAGCGGAGTCCGGAAACGCGATTCCCTGGGCGCTTTTAGAAAGGAAACTGGTTCCGCAAGGGGCTCTTGTCGTGAGCCTGTCTCCGTACCTGACAGACCTGACAAAGCACGCCGGCTACATTATTCCGGCGCCAACCTACCTCGAATCGATCCAGGATGTTCCCGCGCCGGTTGATGCGGCGACCGCTTCTTTCAGCTTGTCAACGGCACTACTGACCGCGCCCGTGGGAACGACTGAACCTTTTGAATGGGTCAGGCGTCTGGCGAGTGTGGTCGGCGTACCCTTTAGCGATGATGCGCCAGCAAACACCTATGAGTCGCATCTGAAACGCCGTGTGGAGACCATTTATCAGAGCAAGCGCGGAACGGTATTCAACTCCAATGATGGAAAGACCGTGCCCATTGCTGAACTCGGTTCTGCCGACCAGCTCTGGAAACTCCTTTCCGAGGGTGGCTGCTGGATCGATTCCAAAACAGAGACCAAACCCGTGCCAAACTTCTCGCTGCTGGGAAGAATAAAGGACAATTTCGAGCGGCTGCAGAGCGCGGGGCAGGGGCGGATGATGACGGCACCCGGGCCTGTCGCCGCATTTGGTTTCATCCTCATGCCGTTCGGATGGCGCGGAGCGACCGGAAATGGCCAGATGTCTCCCCTGATGACCAAGGTATTTCAGGAGTCCGGCCTCCGCAAGCTCTCGGGCCAGGCGGCTGTGAATCCGGAAACCGGCAGGGCGTCTGGACTGACCGACGGGGGAAAGGCGTGGATCGAGACCGAAAAGGGTGCCATGCAAGTGGAGATCCGGTTTGACGCTGCCGTCATGCCGAGGGTGATCGAGGTGGCCGTCGGACCGACGGTTGAGGCATTTAGCATCACAGAAACGCCGGGCACACGGAACATTTTAGATCTGTGCAGCCTTGATGATGCCTGTTCATGGCGAGTGACCAGAGCCAGGGTGACAACGTAGGGGCATCCTGCTGTACGCCCCGACGAGAACGGTAATGCGAGTAGAGAGGGACGACCTCAATGGACACCAAAAACAAGAAACAACATCGCTACGGAATGGTGATCGATTTGGACAAGTGCACGGGCTGTGGCGCTTGCATGGTGGCATGTGCGGTTGAAAACAACATTCCGCCGGCCGCAGCCAAGGCGACGGATCGCACCGGGATCACCTGGGTCAGGGTTTACAAGTTCGATAATGGGCTTCCTTTCCCCAACAACCGCAGCGCCTACATCCCGGTGCCTTGCCAGCAGTGCGGGGAACACACTCCCTGTGTATCGGTCTGTCCGCAGAAGGCGGTCGAAGTCGATGCCGCCAGCGGGATCGTGGCTCAAATCCCGGTGCGATGCCTGGGCTGCCGGTACTGCATGACGGCGTGTCCATACCATGCCCGTTACTTCAACTGGTGGGACCCCGTGTGGCCGGCAGGAATGGAAAAGACGCTGAACCCGGACGTCTCTCCCCGCATGCGCGGGGTGGTGGAAAAGTGCAACTTCTGTCATGAACGGTTGCAGGCCGCGAGGGCGAAGGCCGCCGCCTCGGGCCGGGACGAAATCGAGTCCGCCGACTACCAGCCTGCCTGCGTTGAGGCTTGTCCGGCCGGAGCGATCACTTTTGGCGACCTGGCCGATCCGGAGAGCGAAGTCGCCCGGCTGGCCCAAAGCGGGCATGCATTTCGTATGCTCGAATCGCTGGGGACCGAGCCGAAGGTCTACTACCGGTCCGAACAGGCCTGGGTCCGCCAAGTCGCCCAGCGTGAAGTTCAGAAACCGAAAGCGAAGGAGAAGGTCCATGGATAAACAACTCATCATCCGCGGCGTCAGGAGGAGCCCTCTCTCAAAGTTCCTGCTGTGGGTTCTTCCCTGGGTCGCCCTTTTGGGATTGGGACTGTATGCCGGGTATCTTTGCCTGGCCAGGGGCCTCAACCAGACCAACATGGACAATCGCTTTGCTTTCGGGCTGTGGATCTACCTCGACCTCACCGTCATCGCATTGGGCGCCGGGGCATTTTTTACCGGATTCTTACTCTATATCTTAAAGAAGGAAGAGTTGAAAGCGGTCATCAACAGCGCGGTGGTCCTGGGACTCATCTGTTACAGCGGGGCGATCGTGGTCCTCATGGTGGACGTGGGGCAGCCGCTGCGGGCGTGGTTCACGTTCTGGCATCCCAATATTCACTCCATGTTGACCGAAGTGACCTTCTGCATCACGTGCTACCTGGCGGTGCTGTTGTTTGAATATGCCCCGCTGGTGTTGCGCAACCGCAAGCTCCGTCAGATTCCTTCTCTCCTGGTGTTCGAGTTCCATTTGCACAAAGTCATGTATGTCCTGGCGGGCGTCGGGACCTTCTTGTCGTTCTTCCACCAGGGTTCCCTGGGCGGATTGTATGGGGTGCTCCGGGGACGTCCCTTTGCTTTCCGGGAGGGGATCGGGATCTGGCCCTCGACTTTTTTTCTGTTCATTCTTTCGGCGATTGCCGCGGGCCCGAGCTTCATCCTGTTGACGACGTGGCTTGTCTCCAAGCTGTCCAAGAAGGAACTCGTGAAGCGGGAGGTGCTCAACCTGCTGGGACGCATCTCCGGTATCCTCTTGGTGGTCTACGTCCTCTTCAAAACGATCGACACTCTCGTCTGGATCAATCGGACCGCTCCTGCCTCCGGCTTTAATCCCTTCGATTTCTATTCCTGGGAGCCGTTTGGCACCTGGCTCCTATTCGCTGAGATTGTGGTGTGTGGACTGTTGCCGGCGATCATTCTGCTCGACCGGAAGAGGCGCGAGAAGACCGGCTGGCTCATGTCGGCCGCGTTTCTGGTGTGTGCCGGCGTCATGCTGAACAGGTTTGTCTTCACCATTCAGACGCTGGCGCTGCCGACACTCCCCTTTGACCGCTTCCTCTCGTATGTTCCAAGCTGGCAGGAAACGGCCACGTTTCTCGCGGTGGTGGCTTATGGCGTTTTGATCTATTCGCTCTCGTTCAGGTACCTGCCTCTGTTTCCGCAGGAAAAGGAACTCCGGCAATCGTAAGGGAGGATTTAAATGTTTCCAGGGGTTTATGGATTCACATGGGAACCCGGCAATCTTATCTTTCTCGGCATCTTTTATTCGGTTTTAGCCACCATTTTTGGCACGGTGGGCATCGCCCTGGTCCGTACGTTGAAAGATTTTCATGCCCGCAAGGCCGACCATATCCGGTGGGAGCTGGACTTTAAAGATCTGCCGGAGGGCATCCGCACCTGTCGGCACGAACTGACCGGCGAATTCAAGCATCGGACCTGCGAAAAAGGCTTTGATTGCCGCTCGTGCCCCGAACACGCGAAGCTCGTGGCCTCAGGGATTCAGACCATCCGCCCCCGCTTTGAGAATGAGGACGAAGAAGGGCGCATTCTCGGGTGTGATATGCCGTTGGACCGCCTGTACCACAGGGGCCACACCTGGGTCATGACCGAACCGGATGGAACGGCCACCGTGGGGCTGGATGATTTTGGATCGCGCCTCCTCGGTGAACCGGACGAAGTCCGATTGCCCGCTGCCGGAGCCTTGCTCCATGTGAATGGAACGGCGTGGCATTTCAAAAAGAACGGCTCGGACCTGCGCATTCTGTCGCCGGTGGATGGGGAGGTGATTCAGACAGGTGGAACCAAGGCGGGATGGTACCTCAAGCTGAAGCCGCTCGGGGAAAAAATGGATACACGGCACTTGCTGCGGGGTGCGGAGATCCGGCCGTGGTTGGCTCGCGAAATGGAGCGGCTGGAGTTCTCTCTGGCGGCTGATGGCGTGGGAATGAGCCTCGCCGATGGCGGTGCGATGGTGGACGATCTTTCGAAGGAATACCTGTCTGTCGACTGGGATGCGGTGTGGGGGGAGATGTTTTTGGAACCGTAGCTTAAGAAGCAAATTCCAAAGTCCAAAGTCCAAATTCCAAATAAAGCCCAAATTCCAACGAATCAAACAAAAGCCGGGACGCGCTTCATTGGAACTTGGGTGTTGGAATTTATTTGGACCTTGGAATTTGGGATTTGGATTTTCTTAGCGTTTACTCCCCCCGTGCTATCCATGAAACCTGAGAATTATCGCGGTATCTCGAATTTCTTGATGCGTTCATACAGAGTGGACCGATCGATCCCCAGCGCCGCAGCCGCTTCCTTGATATTGCCATGGGTCCGCTGGATGGTTGCGGCAATCACCTCTTTTTCCAGCTCTTGCAAGGTGACATTGGTCGGGATGGCCCAGCCACGTTTTTCTTCGACCCGTGGGGTCAGGAAGGTGAAATCCTCTTCTGTGAGGACTCTCCCCCGGCAGGTGACGATGGCGCGCTCCACGGCATTTTCCAATTCACGAACGTTGCCCGGCCAGTTGTGGTCCAGCAGAAGTTTGAGGGACCCTTCGGAGATATCGCTGACCTCCTTGCCCAGTTCATGGGCGATGCGTTCCACGAAACTCCGGGCCAGGAGCGGGATGTCCTCGAGGCGATCCCGCAGGGCGGGGATGCGGATATTGATGACATTCAAGCGGTAAAAGAGATCGTCGCGGAACTTGCCGTCGAGGACCGCTTGCTCGAGGTTGAGGTTGGTCGCCGCGATGACGCGCACATCCACCTTAATCTCCTCGGATCCGCCGACGCGATAGAAGCAACGCTCCTGCAGCACCCGGAGCAGGTCCATCTGCAGTTTGGGAGAAATATCGCCGATCTCGTCCAGAAAGATGGTTCCGCCATCGGCCATCTCAAATTTGCCCTTCTTCTGCGAGACCGCCCCGGTGAACGATCCTTTTTCATGACCGAACAGTTCGGACTCCAGCAGGGTCTCGGCAAGGGCGGCGCAGGAGACGCCGATGAAAGGCTGATCGGCGCGGTCCCCGGAAAAGTGAATGGCGCGGGCGATCAGTTCCTTCCCGGTGCCGCTCTCCCCCTGCAGAAGCACCGTGCTCCGCAGGCTGGCGATCTCCTGGATCAGCTGAAAGATCTCGAGCATCTTCGAGTTCTTGCTGATGATGTCGTGGAAGCGGTACTGCTTGGTCAGTTTCTTTCTCAGGATCGTATTCTCCCGCTGGAGGTTCTTGATCTTGATGATGCGATTGACGAGCAGCGAGATTTCCTCGGGATTGCAGGGCTTGACGATATACTCCTGCGCCCCTTCCTTCATGGCGGTGATGGCGGTGTCGACCGTGGCATAGGCCGTGATGATAATGATGGAGGCTTCGGAGTGGATCTTGCGCACCTCCATCATGGTCTCGATGCCGTCGATTCCCCCCGGCATTTTCAAATCGATGAAATAGATGGCATAGTCCTTCTGGCGTGCCTTTTCGATGGCGTCGCGTCCGGAGGCGGCCGTATTGACGTCGTAACCGTCCTCGCGGAGCCAGGCGGCCAGGGATTCGCGCATCACTTCTTCATCATCGACCACAAGAATTTCCCAGTGTGTTTTCATGATCAATCCTCCGCACCCATAAAATTTGCGGCTTGTTCGTATGTGGCGCCGATGCTCTCGCGCAGAAGCGCGCGGCAACCGGTGCAGAATTCGCTGCCTTTGGTATCAACCTGATGAATATTGGTGGAGAGAGACATGGGGCACGTCCGCTCGGGACAATGGATCAGGCCGAAGGTGTGGCCTATCTCATGGAGCGCTTCCTTGACGACCCGGGCGAGCAGGAGCATCCGGTTGGCCGGAAGTCCGTAGAACTCCTGTCGAAGACGGGCAAGGGAAATGATGGCGACCGTTCCATTCAGCTGGGCCTGTCCAAAGATAAAGCTGAGCATGGGAATGAACAGGTCCTTTTCGGTGACCGCCAGGATGCGGGCGGCATCAGGAGGACATTTCCCCACCAGTTGGCGCAGGATGAGGGTAGAGCCGTACTGCCGGCGCCGCAGGTCGAGCGCGTACTCGGGCTCGGCCGACGGGCCTAAGCGGCGTATCTCAAAACCAAAGTTGGCCCAAAGGCACGTCTCGATGATGGCGAGTACCTCATCATCCACCGCGCCCAGGGGCGCCAAATAAAGGAAGGTCACATTTTGCTTCCTTTTTCCGCAGTGGCCGCGGGAGCGACCTCAGCCACCTTTTGCTCGGGGGTGAGTGGAAGAACCACTCGGAACATGGAGCCTTCCCCCCGCTTGCTCTTCACTTCAATGTCGCCTCCGTGCGAGTCCACAATGCCGTACACCACGGCCAGTCCCAGGCCAACACTCTTCCCTTCTTCCTTGGTGGAGAAAAAGGGATCAAAGATCTTCGACATGTTTTCCGGGGCGATCCCCTCTCCGTTGTCTGCCACTTCCAGAACCGCTTTCGAGCCATTCCCCTGGACCTGGGTCGTGATCGTGACACTGCCCTGGCCCTTCCGGTAGGTTGCTTCCGCGGCGTTCATTATAAGATTCATCACCACCTGCTGCATCTGAGAGCTGTCACAAGGCACCACGGGAAGGTTCTCCGCAAGGTTCAAATTGACTCCGACGTTTCCCAGCGCCAGTTTATGGGAGACCAGGGAGAGGGTGGTCTTCACAATGGCATTCAAATCTGCTCGCTTGCTTTGGGGCTTGGAGCGCCGCGAAAAAGCCAGAAGGTCGGACACGATCCGACCCACCCGAGTTGTCTCGTTCACGACCTGTGAAAGGAACCGCCGGAATTCCTCGATCCGGTTGGGGGGAATGCCGTCGTCCTTGAGGATGCGCTGCATCAGTTTGGACAGGTTCAGGACTCCCGAGAGCGGATTGTTAATCTCATGCGCCACACTGGCCGAGAGTTGCCCCAGGGAGGCAAGACGATCGGTCTGCATGAGCTTCTGGTTCGCCGCCTTCAACTGCTCAGTCCTTTCTTCCACCTTGGCTTCCAGGGACTGAAGGAATTGCTCGTTTTCGGCCATGGATTGCTTTAAGCGTTCTCGCATGACATCAAAGGAGCGGGCCAGCTCTCCCAATTCTTCACTCGATTCCACTTTAATGGGTTTGTCGAGTTGCATGGCGCTGACCGCTTTGGTCGCGTCAATCAGTTTCCGAATCGGAGCATCGACGAAGTGTTGCGTGAAAAAAATGATGAACAAGCTGACCAACAGGATGTGGATGCCTGTCGCCAGGTACCCCCGGATTTTAATGTTCGCGACTTCGCGGTCGACGCGATCGAGGTCCAAAGTGACGTCGAGAACGCCCAGGACCTTCATCTTTTCCGGATGCGCGTGACAGGCTGCCTGGCTGCAGGCCGGTTCATTGTAGATCGGGGTCACCATGGCGAGTTTGCGGCTCCCCTCCGGTCCCTTAAAAATGCGTGCTCGAGAGGGCACATCCACCTTGACCAGGGGCTGCAAAGAGGAATGGCACAACGCACAGGTCTCGGACCGCCGATCCACTTGCTTGGTCTCGCCCGGTTGAGTGGAAAACATGACCCGGCCTTCGCGGTTGAAAATCTGAATCGTGTTGATGCCTTGTTTCAGGGCAATAGTCTGCATCATTTCGTAAGCGGTGTCGCGGTGGTCTGCCAGCATGGCATGCCATGTGGAGCTGGTAATGGCTTTGGAGAGTTGATCGGCACCCTCGATCATCGCGTCGAGAAGCTGACGCTCCTGGCTCTTGACATTGATCAGGCCGGAGATGCCCTCCGTCACCCCGACCAATATCATTAGTGAAACAATCAGCTTAAGGGCCAGTCGTCTTCGCATGGCCTGCCTCCCACAATAGCTTGAATCGAAACCTCAGTCCCCGGCGCATTCAAGAGGCTGACCTCCCGGGTGCCTTGTCCCACGACCAAGCATATGACAAGTGCCTCATGACCAGAATCTTCGTATCCTTCTTGCCTGGTTCGACTGTCCCGGTGAACGGGCCCCGCCCGACGGCTCCCTTCCGGGCCAGAAAGAAAGCCTTGGGCGCAAGAACGCACCTGAATCCACTGGACAGATCTGGATTTCTTGCGAATCCATGGGAGGGCACTGACACCACTCGAGCTCCATTTGCTCCCCTCCGGGCATTACCCGTCAGGAAAATTTGAGAGGCACTTCGGTTGGCAGGGGCAAGCGGCCGAGGGATTTTACTTCCCTGAGGGTCAGGGTAATGATCTAAGAGA
This genomic stretch from Terriglobia bacterium harbors:
- a CDS encoding VCBS repeat-containing protein; this translates as MTTAGQDLMRIKCNRPGSPLIIFAMLCVAFVSATSRTLGSCAAPTLFNGPTVTSAGLTPRSIAVGDFNADGKADLAVVNEDTSTVAVLLGNGDGTFLLFQSFVIGLGPRSLAVGDVDGDGKLDLVVANRLSNSVSILLGNGDGTFRPRVDFITGGHPVFIVLGDFNGDGRPDLALATEDDGNATILLGNGDGTFQKAVGFSAGASPEGLVVGDFNGDGKADLAVANETSNTVSILLGNGDGTFKTAVNQIAGAGVEFVTAADLDGDGKIDLVVANRFSNNVSVLLGKGDGTFQSHVEYSTQGVSPHFIAVADFNGDGKLDLAVANEDSDSVSVLLGDGDGTFQVAVPFPTGPSPQAIVTAVFTGDGKADLMVVNKSSNAVALLFNNCNTPSNAVNLPVFPGGANTTSTPGSEGLVQAGDAVVNLTSGTAPFGTAVFSVTQNGVVVAEAGVPASPPTTSARIFIDLQTGDTAKSGRLEASAITINTGFAIVNRGGATANVTFTLREVSGQPTAIGHALLPAGAHLAKFINQLPDIAPDFVLPATLLVGHQFATLELRSDQPLSVLALRLTTNQRGETLITSTPIADLTKAPSTDPVFFPQFVDGGGYQTDFYLLNTSSVFANGTIKILGNDGFPLNTALVNGQAGSSFPYSIPPGGFFIFQTTGLVQTVNTGSVQIVRNGNFTPVAAGIFRFTRENVLVTESGIASTTPTTHARIFVDTSTTAAGRHDTGLAIANPAPFAALSLTVTAVQTDGTTPAAPAPGFPVLPGGGHTAAFAGQLVPGLPAGFIGVLDIASSVPFVALTLRSLDNPRGDQLLTTFPVADFNQAAPFPIVFPQIADGGGFKTQFILLGAGAGANTTLNFFTDNGSALAVAKKP
- a CDS encoding cytochrome c family protein encodes the protein MVVKNRGKLIFLAGVFVMLVVGWFGFPRMLYQKTNQPIQFSHRVHTGDKAGLTCEDCHSFQADGRFNGIPSISKCAGCHAALLGNSSEEKVLVEKYVATNTEIPWLVYSRQPENAYFSHVQHVRLAKIQCERCHGPHGTTDTLRPYENNRLTGYSRDIWGHSLSRIHSEVWDGKKMDNCASCHEQRGVANSCLLCHK
- a CDS encoding molybdopterin-dependent oxidoreductase — its product is MKISRRDLFKFVGGSAVGAFLTPVPWKLIDDAAIWSQNWSWIPRPLHGEIRTKFTTCTLCPAGCGVRARCVGDQPVMLTGVAQHPVSRGALCPAGLGGHHLPYHPRRTTQPLQRVQKNGKVEFAPVSRDEVETALAAAISKMKAGSSSESIAVLDQQPGRTISGVYRGFLGGVPNGVYVTSSAPGGDTLSAFKEILEKPYGPLGYDLENARVILSFGVPLLDGWGTPGRLMEIIRNQESKNAEKRLKIIQVETRQSRTASFAHEWVPINPGTEAAFALAVAHVLIHENLYDQDLIRRKAIEFRKNDGRSYLDLVEHFTPENAAAISGIAPDRIIATARTVAQSGPAIVIGGGDPGGGPLGKEEETAIAGLNLLLGSFARPGGIVPRRNVPDVQAAGNHPTAPALEIRDVPDHSIRILILDAAESGNAIPWALLERKLVPQGALVVSLSPYLTDLTKHAGYIIPAPTYLESIQDVPAPVDAATASFSLSTALLTAPVGTTEPFEWVRRLASVVGVPFSDDAPANTYESHLKRRVETIYQSKRGTVFNSNDGKTVPIAELGSADQLWKLLSEGGCWIDSKTETKPVPNFSLLGRIKDNFERLQSAGQGRMMTAPGPVAAFGFILMPFGWRGATGNGQMSPLMTKVFQESGLRKLSGQAAVNPETGRASGLTDGGKAWIETEKGAMQVEIRFDAAVMPRVIEVAVGPTVEAFSITETPGTRNILDLCSLDDACSWRVTRARVTT
- a CDS encoding 4Fe-4S dicluster domain-containing protein, which produces MDTKNKKQHRYGMVIDLDKCTGCGACMVACAVENNIPPAAAKATDRTGITWVRVYKFDNGLPFPNNRSAYIPVPCQQCGEHTPCVSVCPQKAVEVDAASGIVAQIPVRCLGCRYCMTACPYHARYFNWWDPVWPAGMEKTLNPDVSPRMRGVVEKCNFCHERLQAARAKAAASGRDEIESADYQPACVEACPAGAITFGDLADPESEVARLAQSGHAFRMLESLGTEPKVYYRSEQAWVRQVAQREVQKPKAKEKVHG